Proteins encoded by one window of Nicotiana tabacum cultivar K326 chromosome 10, ASM71507v2, whole genome shotgun sequence:
- the LOC142165084 gene encoding uncharacterized protein LOC142165084: MVAPPNFEEVQSTYRPPRFNGLYYGWWKTRMHGFIMAEYSKIWNVICDGPFVPTKNLDDPSVAIPKTRKEFNDADRKAIEKNFRAKKILVKQSKIDMLTTEYELFRMQDDESVQEMHTLFTSIINELHSFGETIPRNKLIRKILSVLLSSWESKVNANTKAKDLKS; the protein is encoded by the exons atggtTGCTCCTCCAAACTTCGAAGAAGTCCAGTCTACTTACAGACCACCTAGGTTCAATGGACTGTACTATGGATGGTGGAAAACTAGAATGCATGGCTTCATCATGGCTGAATATTCTAAGATATGGAATGTCATATGTGATGGACCCTTTGTCCCTACCAAAAACCTTGACGACCCATCTGTAGCCATTCCCAAGACAAGGAAAGAATTCAATGATGCAGATAGAAAGGCCATAGAGAAGAActttcgtgcaaagaaaattcTG GTCAAGCAATCCAAAATCGACATGCTCACAACTGAATACGAGCTCTTCAGGATGCAAGACGATGAATCTGTCCAAGAAATGCATACCCTGTTCACCTCCATCATTAATGAGCTTCACTCCTTTGGTGAAACTATTCCAAGAAACAAGCTGATTAGAAAAATCCTCAGTGTGCTGCTcagttcttgggaaagcaaagtgaaTGCCAATACAAAGGCGAAGGACTTGAAGAGCTAA
- the LOC107760828 gene encoding wall-associated receptor kinase 2-like: MQQHKLVSLFSFQLSCFFSFVLIILTLATAQIITISPPPTSTPPPTNATPPPTNTTPPPTNTTSPSANTTTPTNTITKAANITKPGCPKQCGNLTVPYPFGIGLQSGCAIDPNFEINCVTNTTGSQSPFIGNIQVYDISDAEMRISSTLNRRCYSSTGVLLQDDPAWMNLGSSNPYSFSSLNRFIVVGCDEAAVIAGRDFANGCPTVCMSSSQVIEGRCMGAGCCQITIPKGLKYFNTSMQSSKLNHTAVWSFNRCGYAFLGEASRFEFKGLQDLGDLNFVEKIMNNVPIVVDWAIGNVSCVEAQKRNDYACLENSRCVDSDTGLGGYRCNCNSGYEGNPYIGPGCQDIDECADPNANSCEQICINTPGSYNCFCPQGYTGDGRKNGRGCNAPSSNSEFPWIKFSVGMGVGFMSLVVGTTWLYFSIKKRKLIKLREKFFQQNGGLLLKQRISSDEGGVEATKVFTAEELKKATNNYANDRILGRGGNGIVYKGILPDNRIVAIKKSKFVDEDQVEQFINEVLILTQVNHRNVVRLFGCCLEAEVPLLVYEYVSHGTLYEHIHSRNGAPWLSWQNRLRVATETASALAYLHSSAAMPIIHRDVKSANLLLDDVYTAKVADFGASRLIPLDQTHIATLVQGTLGYLDPEYFRTSQLTEKSDVYSFGVVLAELLTGMKPISRERNDEDKNLAEYFVLSVRKNQLFQILDRRVVREGSLEQLQKVAELVKSCLSLHGEDRPTMKEVAMELESLRKFTKNNPWPNGHGHHEENEDESSDLYTVQFDSNTGFNNLSGQYNSNSTTNSTSNFSGQYSVDSSSFIFNRNIPR; encoded by the exons ATGCAGCAGCATAAGCTAGTTTCTCTGTTTTCTTTTCAGCTCTcctgtttcttttcctttgtgCTAATAATCTTGACATTAGCCACTGCCCAAATTATCACCATTTCTCCTCCTCCAACCTCCACTCCACCACCCACCAACGCCACCCCACCACCCACTAACACCACCCCACCACCCACTAACACTACCTCACCATCCGCAAACACCACCACCCCTACCAACACAATCACCAAAGCTGCTAATATCACGAAACCAGGATGTCCGAAACAGTGTGGAAATCTTACAGTTCCATATCCATTTGGGATTGGCTTACAATCTGGTTGTGCCATTGATCCAAATTTTGAAATCAATTGTGTTACTAATACGACTGGTTCTCAATCACCCTTCATTGGGAACATACAAGTTTACGATATTTCTGATGCTGAAATGCGCATATCAAGTACGTTAAATCGAAGGTGTTACTCATCTACAGGAGTATTGCTCCAAGATGATCCTGCTTGGATGAATTTAGGAAGCTCAAATCCTTACAGTTTCTCTTCCCTCAACAG ATTCATTGTCGTTGGTTGTGATGAAGCTGCTGTAATAGCTGGACGTGACTTCGCTAATGGCTGCCCCACTGTCTGCATGAGTTCCAGTCAAGTAATTGAAGGAAGATGTATGGGTGCTGGTTGCTGCCAAATAACAATACCAAAAGGCTTGAAATATTTCAACACATCTATGCAAAGCTCGAAATTAAATCACACTGCTGTTTGGTCGTTTAATAGATGTGGCTATGCATTTCTTGGTGAGGCAAGTAGATTCGAATTTAAGGGTTTGCAGGATCTCGGTGATCTTAATTTTGTAGAGAAGATTATGAATAATGTTCCAATTGTGGTAGATTGGGCCATCGGAAATGTTAGCTGTGTTGAAGCACAGAAACGAAACGATTATGCTTGCCTGGAAAATAGTCGGTGCGTTGATTCTGATACTGGCCTTGGTGGTTATAGGTGCAACTGCAACTCGGGATACGAAGGCAATCCATACATTGGCCCAGGCTGCCAAG ATATTGATGAATGTGCAGATCCAAATGCCAATTCATGTGAACAAATTTGCATAAACACACCGGGAAGTTACAATTGTTTTTGTCCACAAGGTTATACCGGTGATGGCAGAAAGAATGGTCGTGGTTGTAATGCACCGAGCTCGAACTCTGAGTTCCCATGGATCAAGTTTTCTGTAG GTATGGGAGTTGGTTTCATGTCCTTAGTGGTTGGGACAACTTGGCTCTATTTCAGCATCAAGAAAAGAAAACTCATTAAACTTCGGGAAAAATTCTTTCAACAAAATGGCGGTTTGCTTTTGAAACAACGAATATCTTCTGACGAGGGTGGTGTGGAAGCAACCAAAGTTTTTACAGCAGAAGAGTTGAAGAAAGCTACAAACAACTATGCAAATGATAGAATTCTTGGTCGTGGTGGAAATGGCATTGTCTATAAAGGTATTCTACCTGATAATCGCATAGTTGCAATCAAAAAATCTAAGTTTGTGGACGAGGATCAAGTTGAGCAGTTCATTAATGAGGTACTTATTCTTACTCAAGTCAATCACAGAAATGTTGTGAGACTCTTTGGATGTTGTTTGGAAGCTGAAGTTCCTTTACTGGTCTATGAATATGTTTCTCATGGAACTCTTTATGAGCATATCCACAGCCGAAATGGAGCGCCTTGGTTATCTTGGCAAAATCGGCTAAGAGTTGCTACTGAGACAGCAAGTGCACTTGCTTATCTTCATTCATCCGCCGCAATGCCTATAATTCACAGAGATGTCAAGTCTGCTAATTTATTATTGGATGATGTTTACACTGCGAAAGTGGCAGATTTTGGAGCTTCCAGATTAATCCCTCTTGATCAAACACATATCGCTACATTGGTTCAAGGGACATTAGGATACTTGGATCCTGAATATTTTCGCACAAGTCAGTTGACTGAGAAAAGTGATGTTTATAGTTTTGGAGTAGTCCTTGCAGAACTTTTGACAGGAATGAAACCTATTTCGAGGGAAAGAAATGACGAGGACAAAAATTTGGCAGAGTATTTTGTTTTGTCCGTGAGAAAGAATCAATTGTTTCAAATTCTTGATCGCAGAGTAGTAAGGGAAGGAAGTCTTGAGCAACTCCAAAAGGTGGCTGAGCTAGTGAAGAGCTGTCTTAGTCTGCATGGTGAAGATAGGCCTACTATGAAGGAAGTGGCAATGGAACTTGAAAGTTTAAGAAAGTTCACCAAAAATAACCCTTGGCCGAACGGACATGGACATCATGAAGAGAATGAAGATGAATCATCAGATCTTTATACAGTTCAATTTGACTCTAATACAGGATTCAACAACTTATCCGGACAATACAATTCCAACTCCACCACAAATAGTACCAGCAATTTTTCTGGACAATATAGTGTGGATAGTTCTTCATTTATATTTAATAGAAATATCCCACGGTGA